TTAAAATATTAATAGTTATTATTTCAAATATATCTGATAAGTTTGATAAAGTTAAACAGCGGAAACTGGCTTTTTATATGGAAATGATAAATTCATGACCTGTAGAGTCAAAAATGATTTAAAAACAGTAAATTTAATACAGAAACGTAACAAAAAGTAATGGAGAAATAAGTAAAAAAATATTGAGAAATACTATTAAATATGATACACTTAGTTTAGTAGTAATTAACTTTATATCGAAAGGAGATTGATTATGAGATTTTTTGGTTTTAGAGGAGGAGTTCATCCACCTGAAAATAAACTTCAAACAGAAAATGCACCTGTTGAAGTATTAAAAGCACCAAAAATGATATATGTAGCACTATTGCAACATATCGGATCACCACTAGATCCATTGGTAAAAATCGGTGATAAGGTATTAAAAGGACAAAAAATTGCTGATTCACAAGCATTTATGTCTTCACCTATCCATTCTCCTGTAAGTGGAACTGTTAAGAAAATTGAACAGCACGTATTTCCACTAATGGGAAGAATTAACACAGTGATCATTGAAAATGACGAGCAAGATACATGGGCAGAATTACCAAAGATTGAAAACTGGGAAACTGCAGACAAAAAAGATCTACTTGCAATGATCAGAGAAAAAGGAATAGTAGGAATAGGAGGGGCAAGTTTTCCTACACACATTAAATTAAATCCTCCAGCAGACACAAAAATTGATACATTATTATTAAATGGAGCTGAATGCGAACCTTACTTAAACTCAGACAACAGATTAATGCTTGAGCATCCAGAAAAAATAATAAAAGGTATCCAAATAATCAAGAAAATACTTGGAGTTGAAACTGCTATCGTTGGTATAGAAGAAAACAAACCTCAAGCAATTGCTTCAATGCAAAAAGCTGCAGAGGGAACAGGAATAGAGATCGCTCCACTGAAGACAAAATACCCTCAAGGTGGAGAAAAACAACTTATTAAAGCTGTTTTAGATAGACAAGTTCCATCTGGAAAACTTCCATCAGCTGTAGGTGTTGTTGTACAAAATACAGGAACTGCAGCAGCTATCTATGACGGAATTGTAAATGGAATTCCATTAATAGAAAAAGTAGTTACAGTATCTGGAAAAGGAATAGCAAATCCTAAGAACGTAAAAGTTGCTATAGGAACACCATTCTCATATCTATTAGACCACTGCGGTGTAAATAGAGAGATAGTTGATAAATTAGTAATGGGAGGACCTATGATGGGAATGGCACAATTCTCAGAAGAGGCACCAGTTATTAAAGGAACTTCAGGATTATTAGCTTTAACAAAAGAAGAAACAAACCCATACAAACCAAAATCATGTATAGGTTGTGCAAAATGTGTTGACGCATGTCCTATGGGATTAGAACCATTAATGTTTGCAAGACTTGCAGCATTTGAACAATGGGATAAGATAGGAGCATATAATTTAATGGATTGTATCGAGTGTGGATCATGTGCTTACATATGTCCAGCTAATAGACCATTAACAGAAGCTATCAAAATAGGAAAAGCTAAATTAAGAGCTATGAAAAAGAAATAAGAATAGCCAATAAAAGATAACACAGAGTTATTAAGTTGTCAGGAGGGAAAAGTGACTAATATTTTGAAAATGGGGCCATCGCCTCATATAAGAACATCAGAAACAGTTGAAAAAGTAATGTATGATGTAATTATAGCATTAGTTCCAGCATTCTTGTTTGCTGTATACGTATTCGGTATGAGAGCATTCATAGTAACTGCAGTGTCTATACTTACTTGTATTGTTACTGAATTTATCTGTCAAAAAATAATGAAACAGGAAGTATCTGTATTTGACGGTAGTGCTATATTAACAGGAATTTTATTCTCATTTGTTATTCCAGTTATTATGCCATTACCTTACGTTATAGTAGGTTGTGTTGTATCTATCGGATTAGGAAAAATGGTTTTCGGTGGATTAGGACACAATGTATTTAACCCAGCATTAGTAGGAAGAGCATTTGTTCAAGCTTCTTGGCCAGTTGCAATCACTACATTTGCATATGATGGAAAAGGTGGAGCTACAGTTCTTGACGCAATGAAGAGAGGACTAGATCTTAACACTGCATTAATCGAAGGTGGAAACCCTTACATGCAAGCATTCATCGGAAGAATGGGAGGATGTATCGGAGAGGTTTCAGCTTTAGCACTATTAATCGGTGGAATCTACCTAATTATTAAAAAACAAATTGACTGGAAAGTACCAGCAATCATAATTGGTACTGTATTTGTATTGACATGGGCAATGGGTGGAGACCCAATAATGCATATATTCTCAGGAGGATTATTCCTAGGAGCATTCTTCATGGCTACAGATATGGTTACAAGTCCATATACAACAAAAGGAAGAGTAATATTTGCATTCTTCTTAGGACTTCTAATTTCACTTATTAGAATGAAAGGTGGATATCCTGAAGGAGTTGCATATTCTATCTTGATAATGAACGGATTCGTTCCATTAATCAATAGATATACTAAACCTAAAAAATTTGGTGAGGTGAAAGCTAATGAAAAATAGATTTGTACATTATGGATTAGTTCTATTAGTTATAGCTGCTATCTCAGCTGGAATATTAGGGTTAGTAAATGACTTTACTAAAACTGTTATAGCTGCTAACAACGAGAAAACTCAAAATGCAGCTAAACAAGAAGTTTTAGCAGCAGCTGCTAAATTTGATGACAGCGAAGCTGTAGAATCAGACGGATTAAAATTCATTCCTGGATATAACGCAGAGGGAACTAAAGTTGGATATGTTACAACAGTTGCTACTCCAGGGTATGGAGGAGATATCACATTTATACTTGGTATTAATTTAGATGGATCAATTTCTGGACTAAGAATAGTTAACCAATCAGAAACTCCAGGACTAGGAGCTAAAATTGGTGGTATCGAGTGGCAAGATCACTGGGTAGGAAAAGATGTATCTTACGAATTTAATAAATCAGCAGACGCATTTGCTGGAGCAACAATTTCTCCTCGTGCTGTGTATACAGGAATTATAAAAGCACTTAATGCTTTTAAAGATGGGGGGATGAATTAATGAAGACAAATTATGGTAAAGTACTATTGGCCGGAATATTCAAAGAAAACCCTATTTTCGTATTATTTTTAGGACTTTGTCCAACACTTGGAGTTACAAGTTCAGCAATGAACGGACTTGCTATGGGACTTGCAGTTGTGGCAGTTCTTGCTTGTTCAAACTTACTGATTTCTGCATTTAAGAAATTAATACCTTCTCAAGTAAGAATCCCAGCATATATCATGATCATTGCGTCATTAGTTACAATTGTACAAATGGTTATGGAAGCTTATACTCCAGAGTTATTTAAGGTATTAGGATTATTTATCCCACTTATCGTTGTTAACTGTATAGTACTTGGAAGAGCAGAAAGTTTCGCATCTAAAAATGGTGTATTCGCTTCATTCCTAGATGGTATCGGATCAGGACTTGGATTTACTCTTTCACTTACAGTATTAGGAATAGTTAGAGAAGCACTAGGAAACGGAACAATATTTGGAGCTCAAGTTGCACCTGCAGCTTATAGCCCAGCATTGATATTCATCCTAGCTCCTGGAGCATTTATTACAATTGCATTCATGAAAGCTTTCCTTAACTATCTTCAATTGAAAAAAAGTAGGGAGGGGTAATAAATGAGTATAGGAAGTATATTCAGTTTAATTTTCGGTGCCATATTTATAAATAACGTTATCTTTGCTAAGTTCCTTGGATGTTGTCCATTTATGGGAGTATCTAAAAAAGTTGATGCTTCATTAGGAATGGGAATGGCAGTTACATTCGTTATTACAATAGCATCTGGTGTTACTTGGCTTGTATATCAATTTTTATTAGTTCCATTTAACTTAGAATATTTGCAAACAATTGCTTTTATATTGATAATTGCTGCACTAGTTCAATTCGTTGAAATGGCTATTGCAAAGACATCACCATCATTATATAAAGCATTGGGAGTTTTCCTACCTCTTATCACTACAAACTGTGCGGTACTAGGGGTTGCAATCATCAATATCCAAGAAAACTATAATTTCATTGAAACATTAGTTAATGGATTTTCAGTTGCAGTAGGATTCTCACTAGCATTGGTTCTTCTTGCTGGAGTTAGAGAAAGAATAGAATACTCAGCAATTCCTGAACCATTTAAAGGAATTCCAATTGCGTTTATTTCAGCAGGATTACTTGCTATGGCATTTATGGGATTCAGTGGTATGCAAATATAATAGAAAGTGGAGGTAATTATGAACGCAGTATTAATACCAGCTATTGTGCTTGGGTTAACAGGACTTGCTATGGGGCTATTCCTAGCCTATGCTTCAATAAAATTTGAAGTCCAAGTAGATCCTAAGATAGAAGCAATAATCGGTGTTCTTCCAGGTGCAAACTGTGGAGGATGTGGATATCCAGGATGTTCTGGATACGCAGCTGCTATTGTAGAACAAGGTGTATCAATGTCACTTTGTGCTCCAGGTGGAGGTGCAGTAGCTGCTAAAATTGGTGAAATTATGGGAGCAAGCGTAGAAGCTTCAACTGAGAAAAAAGTTGCTAGAGTTCTATGCCAAGGTAATCATGACAACACTAAAAAAATATATGAATTTGATGGAGAACTTCAAACTTGTGCTGCTATGATGCTATATGCAGCTGGAGACAAATCTTGTCAATATGCATGTCTTGGACATGGAGATTGTGAAAAAGTTTGTCCAGTAGGAGCAATAAAAGTTAATGCAGGTGGAATTGCAGAAGTTGATGAAGATAAATGTATCTCTTGTGGACTTTGCCAAAAAGCTTGTCCTAAGAACGTTATCGCAATGGTACCTCAAAAGAGCGTTGTTACTGTAACATGTTCTTCTAAAGATAAAGGTGCAGTTGCAAGACAAAACTGTAAAACAGCTTGTATCGGTTGCGGAATCTGTGCTAAAAACTGTCCAGTTGGAGCTATCACAGTTGAAAACAACCTTGCTAAAATTGATCCATCTAAATGTATCTCTTGTGGAATCTGTGCTACAAAATGTCCTACTAAGGCTATTGTAAGCGGAATCAAAGAGTTAAGAAAAGCAGAAATCATAGAAGATAACTGTAAAGGATGTACAGCTTGTGCTAGAAAATGTCCAGTAGGGGCTATTGAAGGAGCTGTAAAAGAAAAACATCATGTAATAGAGGATAAATGTGTAGGATGCGGAATCTGCTTCGACACTTGTAAATTCCAAGCTATTAAAATGAATGTTGTGGATAAAAAATAAGTAATTAAAATAATTTAAAAGAAGACGCCTTGTTTTGAGGCGTCTTTTTGTATAAAAAAAATTATATAGAAATATTGATTTTTTTATATTTACAAAGTAATATGATATCAGGTTATTAATATACTATATAAATATAGGAGGGTAAAGATGCTGAAACTTATTGGTGTACTTATAATTTTAGTTGGTTTTACTTTAAAATTAGACACTATTGCAGTAGTTATAATAGCAGGTCTTGCGACAGGAATTTGTGCTGGAATAGATTTTATTCAGGTATTATCTATTCTTGGAAATGCATTTGTAAGCACAAGATATATGACTCTTCTGTTACTGACACTTGCAGTAGTAGGTGTTCTTGAAAGAAATGGATTACGTGAAAGAGCAGCAATGTGTATTGCAAAGATTAAAGGTGCTACTTGTGGAAAAGTGCTAAGTGTGTATGCAATAATAAGAACTATTGCAGCAATATTATCACTTAGAATAGGTGGACACGTTCAATTTATTAGACCGCTTATTTATCCTATGGCTAAAGGAGCTGCTGAAAAAGAGGGAAAGGTTACATCTGAGATAGATGAAGAAATCAAAGGATTTGCCAATTCAGTAGAAAACTATGGAAACTTTTTTGGGCAAAATGGATTTGTGGCCTCTGCTGGAGTTCTTCTAATAGTTGGAACTATGCAGGAACTTGGAATAAAAGGTGTGGAACCATATGCTATTGCCAAAGCAAGCCTTATTATGGCTGGAATAAGTATAGTGGTAGTTATTATACGAAATTATTTATTTGACCTTAAAATTAGAAAAACAAGAGGTGATAAATAATGGATATCAAATTAATTATTAAGACAATTCTTGAGATTATGTATATAATATGTGGAATAGTCCTTATAATTGGAGGAATATACGCATATAATGATAAGAAAAATGAGAAAAGAGTAACAAGTGCATTGTTCTGGATACTGTTTGGAATAATATTCCTGGGTGGTGCCTATATGAACAAGGCACTGGTAGGGGGAATATTAGTAGTAATGGGAGTACTTACAGTGACAAAAAGTGTCCATGTTGGATCTCTGGTAAATAGTTCTCCTGAAAAGAGAGAAAAGAGAGCGGAAGAGATTGGAAACTTACTATTTCTACCAGCTTTATCAATAGGAGTAGTTGCATTTGCAGTTG
The nucleotide sequence above comes from Fusobacterium sp. DD2. Encoded proteins:
- the rsxC gene encoding electron transport complex subunit RsxC gives rise to the protein MRFFGFRGGVHPPENKLQTENAPVEVLKAPKMIYVALLQHIGSPLDPLVKIGDKVLKGQKIADSQAFMSSPIHSPVSGTVKKIEQHVFPLMGRINTVIIENDEQDTWAELPKIENWETADKKDLLAMIREKGIVGIGGASFPTHIKLNPPADTKIDTLLLNGAECEPYLNSDNRLMLEHPEKIIKGIQIIKKILGVETAIVGIEENKPQAIASMQKAAEGTGIEIAPLKTKYPQGGEKQLIKAVLDRQVPSGKLPSAVGVVVQNTGTAAAIYDGIVNGIPLIEKVVTVSGKGIANPKNVKVAIGTPFSYLLDHCGVNREIVDKLVMGGPMMGMAQFSEEAPVIKGTSGLLALTKEETNPYKPKSCIGCAKCVDACPMGLEPLMFARLAAFEQWDKIGAYNLMDCIECGSCAYICPANRPLTEAIKIGKAKLRAMKKK
- a CDS encoding RnfABCDGE type electron transport complex subunit D, with translation MTNILKMGPSPHIRTSETVEKVMYDVIIALVPAFLFAVYVFGMRAFIVTAVSILTCIVTEFICQKIMKQEVSVFDGSAILTGILFSFVIPVIMPLPYVIVGCVVSIGLGKMVFGGLGHNVFNPALVGRAFVQASWPVAITTFAYDGKGGATVLDAMKRGLDLNTALIEGGNPYMQAFIGRMGGCIGEVSALALLIGGIYLIIKKQIDWKVPAIIIGTVFVLTWAMGGDPIMHIFSGGLFLGAFFMATDMVTSPYTTKGRVIFAFFLGLLISLIRMKGGYPEGVAYSILIMNGFVPLINRYTKPKKFGEVKANEK
- a CDS encoding RnfABCDGE type electron transport complex subunit G yields the protein MKNRFVHYGLVLLVIAAISAGILGLVNDFTKTVIAANNEKTQNAAKQEVLAAAAKFDDSEAVESDGLKFIPGYNAEGTKVGYVTTVATPGYGGDITFILGINLDGSISGLRIVNQSETPGLGAKIGGIEWQDHWVGKDVSYEFNKSADAFAGATISPRAVYTGIIKALNAFKDGGMN
- a CDS encoding electron transport complex subunit E encodes the protein MKTNYGKVLLAGIFKENPIFVLFLGLCPTLGVTSSAMNGLAMGLAVVAVLACSNLLISAFKKLIPSQVRIPAYIMIIASLVTIVQMVMEAYTPELFKVLGLFIPLIVVNCIVLGRAESFASKNGVFASFLDGIGSGLGFTLSLTVLGIVREALGNGTIFGAQVAPAAYSPALIFILAPGAFITIAFMKAFLNYLQLKKSREG
- the rsxA gene encoding electron transport complex subunit RsxA; translation: MSIGSIFSLIFGAIFINNVIFAKFLGCCPFMGVSKKVDASLGMGMAVTFVITIASGVTWLVYQFLLVPFNLEYLQTIAFILIIAALVQFVEMAIAKTSPSLYKALGVFLPLITTNCAVLGVAIINIQENYNFIETLVNGFSVAVGFSLALVLLAGVRERIEYSAIPEPFKGIPIAFISAGLLAMAFMGFSGMQI
- a CDS encoding RnfABCDGE type electron transport complex subunit B, yielding MNAVLIPAIVLGLTGLAMGLFLAYASIKFEVQVDPKIEAIIGVLPGANCGGCGYPGCSGYAAAIVEQGVSMSLCAPGGGAVAAKIGEIMGASVEASTEKKVARVLCQGNHDNTKKIYEFDGELQTCAAMMLYAAGDKSCQYACLGHGDCEKVCPVGAIKVNAGGIAEVDEDKCISCGLCQKACPKNVIAMVPQKSVVTVTCSSKDKGAVARQNCKTACIGCGICAKNCPVGAITVENNLAKIDPSKCISCGICATKCPTKAIVSGIKELRKAEIIEDNCKGCTACARKCPVGAIEGAVKEKHHVIEDKCVGCGICFDTCKFQAIKMNVVDKK
- a CDS encoding DUF969 domain-containing protein, giving the protein MLKLIGVLIILVGFTLKLDTIAVVIIAGLATGICAGIDFIQVLSILGNAFVSTRYMTLLLLTLAVVGVLERNGLRERAAMCIAKIKGATCGKVLSVYAIIRTIAAILSLRIGGHVQFIRPLIYPMAKGAAEKEGKVTSEIDEEIKGFANSVENYGNFFGQNGFVASAGVLLIVGTMQELGIKGVEPYAIAKASLIMAGISIVVVIIRNYLFDLKIRKTRGDK